TTTGAGATCTTATTTTCTAATACAGGCATTTTGGTGctaaaaatttccctctaagaacagctttggctgcatctcacaaattctaatatgttttgtttttattttctttcctttcgaaatactttctaatttcccttttgatttttatttgatCCATGGGTtattcagtagtatgttgtttttttcccctccccaaagccctagtacatagttgtatattcattctagttgcaggtccaagttcttctatgtgagctgccaccacagcgtagctacagatgagtggtgtggttccatgcctgggaaccaaacccaggctgccaaagtggagcacactgaactttaaccactaggccatcagggctggctcagtagTATGTTCTTTAGTTTCCAAATACGGGGGGATTTTCCAGAGATCTCTGTGTTACTGATCGTTAATTTAATTCCGTTATGGTTAGAGAACacactttttcatcttcccaaatggaaactctgtacATATTAAAcaactctccatttctccctccccctaaTCCACAGCAACCAccattatttaacatttattgagacttgttttatggcacAGAATATGACCTGTTTTGAAAATGTAGCTGGGATTTGAGTCCAGATGCTCTGGGTCCAGAATCTATGCCCTCACCTCCTCCACAGTAGCTCCTTTGTTTCTTGAACAGACTTTCAGCTAGtccttttcttttcaactttaaGGTCGCCCCTTTCCAAACCACTGCTAAAGAAAGCTGGCTCACCCACAAGTGAGCTTGTAAGGGTTTGCTGCCTGCTTCAGCTTCCTAGCTTTCCTACTGTCTGCTTGGATGCACCTTTTTTGGTCTACCAAGTCAGTTTCCTGATACTCGTCCATGCGTTTTTCAGCTTCCAAAACATAGTTGTTCTTCCTCTTccattctctttgtccttgtggggctaatttttttttattgtgacaaaatatacataaaatttacaattttaatcatttaaaattaatttacagctcagtggcattaattacatccATACTGTTGTGCGACCAttgccaccatccatctccagaactttttcatcttcccagatGGAAACTCTGTATGCATTAacaactctcctttctccctccccctaattcatggcaaccaccattctactttctgtctctatgaatttgactccccTAGGGATCTCGtatgtggaatcatacagtaggtgtTTCTTTGcgacttgcttatttcacttagcataatgtcctcaagattcatccatgttgtagcatgtgtcagaattcccttctttctttaggctgaatagtattccatcctATGTATTTTGTTTACCTATTCATCCACTGAGGAACACTTAGGCTGCTTACacctcttggttattgtgaataacgctgctattaacatgggtgtgcaaatatctgtttatgtttctgttttcaattcttttgggtatatacccagaagtggaattactgaatcctatggtagttctatgttcaattttttgagaagcctccagactgttttccacattggctgcaccattttacattctcttaTGAgggtttctcttttttcctttaaaaaattccttcACTGTTCTTTTAACAGGAGTTCAAGGTGGAGTCCAAGTAAACGCATGTCGTTCAATCTGACATCTTTACCTGGGAGCCAGTAAGTCTTGCTGCACACACGAATGCATAAGCAGTGAATGAAACACCTCAGGGTCTACAGCCTTCCAAAGGGCTCCTTTGCAGAGCAGATAGAAGAGCTGTAGTCGGCTGCGTCCACCACTAAGCACCCCTGTGATGTCTGTGCTTATGGAGGTCCCGGGAGACAAGCTGTGAAACCCTCCTGCTGGTGGCTGGCACCAAGGCGTGACCATGTGTGAGACGAGGCTAAGCTGGGGGGCATGTGAACTGGGGCTCACTGCATGGCACCTTGGTCCCTCAGGGTTATGACCACACAGAAGAGATGTCGTACACATGCTGGCAGACGAATCAAAGGCTTCTGAGGCCAAGGCAGGCAGTGGGATTGAGGGTgaggctcagctctgccctctctggCACTCCTGGGACCCGCTGTAGGTTTCTTCTGCTAAATGCAGGCTACATTCTCCTGGGCTGACGGGGCCTGCGTTCTTGACTGACACTCAGCACCCACATTGTTGATGGGCCGGTGGGAAGGAGTGCGAGCCCTCTCCTCTGGGCTCAGTGCTGAGCAGGGCCTGCAGCAGATGCCCACCCAGCAGTGGCTcttggggctggggacagggttCTGGCTGGAGGGCGGCCCCATGCCATAGACATGAGACCCGATCCCCAAGCCTAGACGCAGGCCCCCGCCAATAGGACCATGCAGATCCTGTCTCCCTCTGTGAGCCCAGACCATACAGCCCTCTGAGACCACCTGGCCTCATTcaaggggtgggggaagagggctCAAAGCCATGGATGCCCAGGCTGATCCCCTATTCCCTCTTACATGCCAGCCAGGCCTCCTGGTGTAGACACTAGGACAAAGGTGCACAAACCTCTGTGGCAAGGGGAGTGTCCTGCTAGGCCCTGGACGGGGCCTGAGGCCTAAACTCCCTGTGGAAGCCCCGATGGGCAGCGGGAATGGCCCTGGGAGCCTCCGGCCTCTGTGTGTTCACTGCTCACTCACCTTTTCACTCAGCAAGCACTCCCTGGGGCCTCATGGGCTGCGTGCTGAGCAGTGGGCAACACTTCCAAGCCTCCTGCTCAAGGCAGTGACATCTCGAGGCCTTTTTGGAAGAAGCTGAGATGAACCATGAAGCCAGTCAGGGCTCACCTGCTCCTGGAAAGGCCTGAGAAGAATGAGGCAGATCCAGGCCCCCGCCAGGCTGCACGTCTGCAAGTGGAGGGAGCTGTCTGTTGTGTCCAGTGATCCTGCTTCAAAACTGTGTGCCTGGGCAAAAATCTCATGGCTTCCAAGACATCCCCCCAAACAGCTGACACGCTGGATGTGCTCGATGCACCTTCACTGGGGCCCACCACTGCCAAGCAGCTGTAGCCCCCATCACTGTGTACACACGCCCTGGCCCCCCACACCTAGGCTTGGGCAAGGTCCTCCTGCAGAGCAGTCTACAGCACGTCTGACCTGGAGGGCGTGTGAGAGCttgagtgtgtgcatgcatgtgcatttGTGCATGTGCTTGTCTGGACGCTGGTTCCGTGGCTGTGCCCTGTGGACACCCAGGACTATCAGGGTGGCAGACAGCCTAGTGCTGCCTATGGCCCTGTCCCCATGTTCACTCTGCCCAGCCTCAGACTACAGCCAGCTGCCAGGTCAGCTGCATGGGCACCGCCTGGCCAGCAGGACCATGGTCCCTAGTCTTCCCCCGAgcaggccaggcctgggcccagaTGGACCTGACGCATGGCCTTTGGGAGCCCCAGGCAGAATTTGGCCCTGCACTTGGCCTCAGGCTGCCATAGCAGGTGGCTACCCGTACTGGTCCCAATCTCTGACCCCTTGGGGAAGCTCAGGGCCTCTCAGCTTGCAGCACCCCAAGGGCCTGCTGGTCTTGCCAGACCTGGTGCTGGGCCAATGAACGCTGTGATCACCATGCTCCTCCCCACTCTGAGAAGCCCTCCTCCAGGACCGCACAGTCTCCTTCCCACCTACAACAGATGGCCTGAGCCAGGCTGAGGTGGTCACTTCTCCAGGCTGCAGGACGGTTGAAAGCAAATGCAGTAAGCACCTACAGGCCGACCATGGCCTCCCTGCTCTTGGGCTTTTTGCTTCTGCCCTCATTAGGCAGGGTGAAGAGCCACAGTGGCTTCAGAACAGAGTGGACACTGGCTGGCTAAGACATGGATGCCATGTGTCCTTGTTCAGGCCCCCCTTCCTATTGGCCCGTGGCCGGGGGACCCTGTGCCAGGactgcctgaggctcttcctaGGGCTTCAGTGCCCAGGGGAAACCCAGAATGGGGCCCTTAGGGGGCACATGTGTCTGCTTGGAAGTGCTGTGTCAGCTCCCATGTACCTGCTGCCCCTGAGGCACTGCCCAGCGCAGGCCAGGAAGCTCTCGCCACAGCACTTACCTGAGCTGGTGGCAGAGCCCAAGGTGGCAAGGAGTCCCATGTGCTGGGCCTTACCTTTGGTGTCATTGACGGGGTCCATGTGCCGGTAGATGTAGCCCTCCAAGTAGGAGTGGAACTTGGGTGTGGGTGGGAAGAAGGCAAGACAGATGGCCATGAGCTCCCAGCCGCGGGCCAGGCTCTCGAGGCGGAAGTTCTCCGTGGTCTGCCGGCACAGCTGAATGTAAAGCTCGTCCCGCAGGCCCTGCACGCTCCAGCCCTTAGTGGCAATCTCCAGGGCCACGTGCAGTGGGTCTGCCTTGGCGCGTCGGTCGCCCATGTACATCTGGATCAGTTTGAAGATCTCGCAGGCCTCCTTCTTCACGTGGCGGTCGCTGGTCACGATCATGGGCTTCTTGATGGACTCACTGCTCCAGGCTAGCATGTTGGCAATGGACACCTTCCGCCGGAAGAGGCCCTGCGTGTGCTTGTTGAAGTGCTTGGAGGCCCAGTTTTCAATGTCGGTCTCCGAGGATGGCTTGCGCAGCGTGAAGGTGGGGAACACGCAGCTGGCACTGGGCATCACACTGCGGGTCTGTCGGCTGCTCTCAAACTGGGCACAGGTCCCGAGATCCTCGGACTGGGGAGCACAGAGGGGCTGTGAGGGGGTGGGGGTCCCACCTGACCCAGTCAGCTGAGAGGCGTGGCCTCCCTGCTGGCCCCAAGGCTGCTGGAGGAGTAAGGCCAGGGTAGGGTGGGGTGGGCATTCAGGTGACCTGCTGGCAGGGGAGGCAGGAAAACAACTTTTGCTGGGCAACCCAGGCTGGGGCTAGGCCTGGGCTTCCAGCTTTGCACCTCATCTTGTTCCACTCGCTTCGTAAAGACATGCTAGCACCGTCCTCTCGAAAGGCTGGGGCAGGGACTCAGAGAGGCCCTTCTTCCAACCTCTACCCTCCGAGTTGACCTCCAGGAGGTACCCTCCCTGCTCCTGATACCAAGGGTTGTAGGGGCCAGCGTGGGCCTAGAGGTGGGAGGAAACCGCATGTGCTTTTCCTCGGCTTCTCGAGGTGCCTGTAGCCCCAGGTGGGGAGATGCCAGGGACGCAGCACCCACAGGTGCTCACGTGGCCCTCCCCAGGCTGGACACTGGCCCCGTGTGTGGGGGCCCACAGGGTGTGGCAGGGCTGCCTCCTGCTGGCcttgctgctgctgttttgctTCTGCTGGTTCACTGAGCTTCGAGGTTGGGAAGCAGATGGAAAGGGCAGCCCCATGAAGACGCGGAAGACCCCAGATGCAAAGTctgacagagaaacacaaattctcCCTTGGTCCTCAAAACCACCTCCCCTTCCCTGTTGCTGTGTCCACTTTCCCCAGCAAAGATGCCCATATGGCATCTCGGGTAGAGTGATGCCATGCAGAGGCAGGATCAGGCCTCAGCGGGGCTGTGGGCTGCAAGCCTCCCATCCCGTGATGCTGGGAAGAGTGGGGGTTGCTCCaaggcccctgcctgcctccctaaCGGCCTCAGCCTAACTGCACAAGGCCTGTCACTCAGATAACAGCTCCTCCTCACCTGGCGCTCTTGGGAGCTCCCGTGCCCTCTGTCTGAGGAGCAGGTTCTTGCTGCTCATTCTCCATCTCCCACCTACCCAGGCTGCCTCTTCCCATCTGTCTTGTGTCCTCCCGTGTTACAAGCCACAGACAGAAATGCTGTTCTGAGCTCTCCAGCCTGGAAGGGCACTAAGGTTGCCTGGCCTGGGGGATGCtggttgcccaaggtcaccaggcCCTTGGCACCTCTTCCTTGGCAAGGTTTGGGGTGAATGTGAGGAGTCTGACACCGGGAGGCCCTCCGGCCACTGGCAGCTCCAAGCAGATGCCAGGGAAGACCCTCAGCTTTGACTTCATGCAGCAGACTGGTGTGAAAGGTCAGGGGCCAGGAGGTAAGAACTAGGACACTGGCCTACACTGAGTCCTGGGGCACAGGGCTCCCAGCACATGACCTGGACAGAAGGTGCCTGCAGGCCCTTAGGGCCTGACTGATGTCTGTGCCTGGCACTGCCCAGGGAGCATACACTAGGCCAGGCCTCTGCTTCGTCTCCAGCTGCAGCCCGAGGTCCTAGGAGCCACCTGGGGCCTGCTAAGTATGTCCTGGACCCCAGGGCCAGGTGTCCAGTCTCCCTGTGTGTGGGGAGCCTTGCTCGAAAAGAGTTCTGAGCCATGGGAGGAGGGCCTGACGCTCCACCTGCACAGTTCCTCACCTGAAAAGCCATTCACAGGTGGGAAAATAGAGTGGGTGGGTGGCTGCCTGCCCATCTCCCCTGCCTGGCCTGGCATCAGGGCACAGCCTCTGGACCCCAGGTGACTTGCCAGCACCCGGCTAGGCCTGGCCGGGAGCTGACGTGAGGGAGCCCTGCGCAGCTGGGAGCCTCAGGGGCATCTGCAACCTGTCACCAAACCAGCCAGGAACCTGAGTGCCAGCCCACCCTGCCTGGGGCCTCGCCGTGGCCACGTGTCCCTACCTGTGAGGGGTGGAGGTAGGGCTCCGGTGAGGCCAGGTTGGTCTGCACAGAGACGCTTTTCTCGAGCAGGATCTGGGGGAAGGCGAGCCTCTCCAAGGCGCCCCTCTGCCAGTGCTTGCTCTCCTGCTGGGCCAGTGCCTCATCCTCACTGAAGGCACGCACCACGGGCCCCGGCATGGGCAGCGGCACGGCCCCGTCGCTCTCATAGCCCGAGCCGTCCTGCTGGGAGTCCCAGCTGCCCCTCTGCTTCAGGTGGAAGTGGGCCTGCTGTGCTTCCCAGGCCAGCCGCGCCTGAGCCAGGAAGGGCTCGGCTGTGCCCCGTGCCCCATCTGCCTCACCCGCCTTGCTCTCTGTGCGCTTCactggggccaggctgggcccaCACGAGGGCCGTTCCTCAGCCAGGGGCTGCTCGCTGAGCAGGTCGCGGTCCCCAGGGCCGTCAGCAGATGAGGTGCTGGGGGCATGACACAGAGACGGgttcctgctcttcctcttgcGTGTGCCTGGGGAGTAGCCCGTTGAGGACATGGTGTCCTGCTGGCTGGACCAGGACATGGCGTCGTCCTGGGCCTGGGGCAGTGGCGTGGGTGGCTGGGTGTGCCGCGGCTCAGGGCCCTGCATGCTGCTGTAGTCCCCAGACGTGACCCCCAGGCGTTGGTCCCGcagtgggcaggggctgggctgcaAGGAGAGTGAGCCACCCCCGGGGTTGGGCGCATACTTGTGGCGTGGGCCTGAGCGCAGCTTGGGGCTTGAGCCAGCCTGCTCCACGTACACCAGCTGCCGCACGTACTCCTTGCCTGCGGGGCTGTACTCGAGGCTCAGGAAGCGCTCGGGGCACTTCTGCCTGGTGAGCACCAGCTGCTGGTAGGGTGAGGCGGAGGCCTGCTTGGGCGACTGTGGGAAGGGCGGCGGTTTGCGGCCCGGGGACCGCTGGGGCGAGCCGGCCTGGTAGCCCCCGCCAGCCTCATACTGTACGTCCATGGGGGGCTCGTCGTAGATGGGGGCCTGGTACTCCACAGGGGGCTCCTCGTAGAGAGGGGGTTCATAGGCATAGCGTGGGGAGGAGGGCTGCGAGTCACCAGCAGGCTTGCGGGGCTGAGCCAGCAGTGGGGAGCAGCTCCCGAGATCAGCCCTCTTCAGGAAGGGCGACGGTCTCCGCTCAGGGAAGAAGACGGAACCGTCTGCATCAGGGGCAAATGTCTGCAGGCTGGGTGAGTGCTGCCCACCTGAGGGTCTGCGGGAGCGGCCCCCAGGCTGACTGTCCAGGGGGTAGCCGTTACCCTGTGGGGAGAGGAAGCTGGGCTCCCGGTCAGCAACTTTGATGAGCATGCGTTCCTTGGTGCCCGAGTTCCACCGGAGTGAGGAGGTCCTGAGGGGGACAGGCACAGGTTACCTGGGGGAAGTGGAAGTCTGGCCCCACTGCCAGCCTGGAGCCATTACCCACCCGCCCTGGCCTCATGGGCATTTGAAGTCAGGGCCCAGAAGGACTGGTCATTTCTCAGCATCCTCCTCACCCCCAAAATGAGACTGCAGGCTGTGGGGGCCTGGTACTTTCTAGAGGGCTCCCTGTAAACAACCTGTGCACCCTTCGTTGCTAGGGCCCTGACCCCAGGATGTAGCTGCCCTCTGTCCTGGGAGCTCCCCTCACACACCTCCTGACTCAGCCCTGCAGCCCTCCCCTCCAGGGGTCTCTCCTGCCTAGGGAGCTTCCCCAAGGTCCCTGGCTGCTGCCCATCATGACACTACCTGCGAGggcctctctgtgtgtctctgctcTGGTCCCAGCACAGCACCAGGCACACAACTATTTCTGTAATGGAGAACCCAGAGGCGGCCCTCCCAGAGGGAGGCCTCTCTCTCGATATGCATACTTCCCTGCAGGCCTCGCTCCTGGGCTCAGCACCTGCCCCTGCTCCTACTGCACAGTGGGGTGACGTGCCACGTGCACCAGCATGTCAAGCCCTGTTTTCAACCACAGAGGCTCCTGTGAGATCCCAAAAGGCTGACTGACCCCCTGTGCCCTCTGCCCTCACAGTCAGCACTCTGCACCTGGATGGAGATGCCTGCTAAAGCCTGCATAACTCCCACAGTCCCTAGGGGTTATGGGGCTGAATCCTGGCCTCTCCACCCAGTTGGGGGCCATGCTGCATGTGTGGCCTCTTCTGAACCTCAATTGCTTGGTGACCACGAGTGACACTGCCCTGGGAAGCTGCTGGCAGGATGTGCAGACTCAGTGCCCACACTGTGCTCTGCCCACTCAAGGTC
Above is a genomic segment from Equus asinus isolate D_3611 breed Donkey chromosome 12, EquAss-T2T_v2, whole genome shotgun sequence containing:
- the ARHGAP39 gene encoding rho GTPase-activating protein 39 isoform X1, which translates into the protein MSQAQDYECESRHAGTQEPRVSGSSTRLEWVEIIEPRTRERMYANLVTGECVWDPPAGVRIKRTSENQWWELFDPNTSRFYYYNATTQRTVWHRPQDCDIIPLAKLQTLKQNTESPRASAENSPGRGSSVSRDGSTSSSLEPEPDVSEKAQEPPGRANRQAVFGAVKEESGSSSPPGVFLEKDYEIYRDYNADGQLLHYRTSSLRWNSGTKERMLIKVADREPSFLSPQGNGYPLDSQPGGRSRRPSGGQHSPSLQTFAPDADGSVFFPERRPSPFLKRADLGSCSPLLAQPRKPAGDSQPSSPRYAYEPPLYEEPPVEYQAPIYDEPPMDVQYEAGGGYQAGSPQRSPGRKPPPFPQSPKQASASPYQQLVLTRQKCPERFLSLEYSPAGKEYVRQLVYVEQAGSSPKLRSGPRHKYAPNPGGGSLSLQPSPCPLRDQRLGVTSGDYSSMQGPEPRHTQPPTPLPQAQDDAMSWSSQQDTMSSTGYSPGTRKRKSRNPSLCHAPSTSSADGPGDRDLLSEQPLAEERPSCGPSLAPVKRTESKAGEADGARGTAEPFLAQARLAWEAQQAHFHLKQRGSWDSQQDGSGYESDGAVPLPMPGPVVRAFSEDEALAQQESKHWQRGALERLAFPQILLEKSVSVQTNLASPEPYLHPSQSEDLGTCAQFESSRQTRSVMPSASCVFPTFTLRKPSSETDIENWASKHFNKHTQGLFRRKVSIANMLAWSSESIKKPMIVTSDRHVKKEACEIFKLIQMYMGDRRAKADPLHVALEIATKGWSVQGLRDELYIQLCRQTTENFRLESLARGWELMAICLAFFPPTPKFHSYLEGYIYRHMDPVNDTKVTQHMKELLERNTKKKSKLRKKPKPYVEEPDGVAISTYAKYCYHKLQKAALTGAKKGLKKPNVEEIRHAKNAVFSPSMFGSALQEVMSMQKERYPDRQLPWVQTRLSEEVLALNGDQTEGIFRVPGDIDEVNALKLQVDQWKVPTGLEDPHVPASLLKLWYRELEEPLIPHEFYEQCIAHYESPEAAVAVVHALPRINRLVLCYLIRFLQVFVQPANVAITKMDVSNLAMVMAPNCLRCRSDDPRVIFENTRKEMSFLRVLIQHLDTSFMEGVL
- the ARHGAP39 gene encoding rho GTPase-activating protein 39 isoform X2; translated protein: MSQAQDYECESRHAGTQEPRVSGSSTRLEWVEIIEPRTRERMYANLVTGECVWDPPAGVRIKRTSENQWWELFDPNTSRFYYYNATTQRTVWHRPQDCDIIPLAKLQTLKQNTESPRASAENSPGRGSSVSRDGSTSSSLEPEPDVSEKAQEPPGRANRQAVFGAVKEESGSSSPPGVFLEKDYEIYRDYNADGQLLHYRTSSLRWNSGTKERMLIKVADREPSFLSPQGNGYPLDSQPGGRSRRPSGGQHSPSLQTFAPDADGSVFFPERRPSPFLKRADLGSCSPLLAQPRKPAGDSQPSSPRYAYEPPLYEEPPVEYQAPIYDEPPMDVQYEAGGGYQAGSPQRSPGRKPPPFPQSPKQASASPYQQLVLTRQKCPERFLSLEYSPAGKEYVRQLVYVEQAGSSPKLRSGPRHKYAPNPGGGSLSLQPSPCPLRDQRLGVTSGDYSSMQGPEPRHTQPPTPLPQAQDDAMSWSSQQDTMSSTGYSPGTRKRKSRNPSLCHAPSTSSADGPGDRDLLSEQPLAEERPSCGPSLAPVKRTESKAGEADGARGTAEPFLAQARLAWEAQQAHFHLKQRGSWDSQQDGSGYESDGAVPLPMPGPVVRAFSEDEALAQQESKHWQRGALERLAFPQILLEKSVSVQTNLASPEPYLHPSQSEDLGTCAQFESSRQTRSVMPSASCVFPTFTLRKPSSETDIENWASKHFNKHTQGLFRRKVSIANMLAWSSESIKKPMIVTSDRHVKKEACEIFKLIQMYMGDRRAKADPLHVALEIATKGWSVQGLRDELYIQLCRQTTENFRLESLARGWELMAICLAFFPPTPKFHSYLEGYIYRHMDPVNDTKGVAISTYAKYCYHKLQKAALTGAKKGLKKPNVEEIRHAKNAVFSPSMFGSALQEVMSMQKERYPDRQLPWVQTRLSEEVLALNGDQTEGIFRVPGDIDEVNALKLQVDQWKVPTGLEDPHVPASLLKLWYRELEEPLIPHEFYEQCIAHYESPEAAVAVVHALPRINRLVLCYLIRFLQVFVQPANVAITKMDVSNLAMVMAPNCLRCRSDDPRVIFENTRKEMSFLRVLIQHLDTSFMEGVL
- the ARHGAP39 gene encoding rho GTPase-activating protein 39 isoform X3: MSQAQDYECESRHAGTQEPRVSGSSTRLEWVEIIEPRTRERMYANLVTGECVWDPPAGVRIKRTSENQWWELFDPNTSRFYYYNATTQRTVWHRPQDCDIIPLAKLQTLKQNTESPRASAENSPGRGSSVSRDGSTSSSLEPEPDVSEKAQEPPGRANRQAVFGAVKEESGSSSPPGVFLEKDYEIYRDYNADGQLLHYRTSSLRWNSGTKERMLIKVADREPSFLSPQGNGYPLDSQPGGRSRRPSGGQHSPSLQTFAPDADGSVFFPERRPSPFLKRADLGSCSPLLAQPRKPAGDSQPSSPRYAYEPPLYEEPPVEYQAPIYDEPPMDVQYEAGGGYQAGSPQRSPGRKPPPFPQSPKQASASPYQQLVLTRQKCPERFLSLEYSPAGKEYVRQLVYVEQAGSSPKLRSGPRHKYAPNPGGGSLSLQPSPCPLRDQRLGVTSGDYSSMQGPEPRHTQPPTPLPQAQDDAMSWSSQQDTMSSTGYSPGTRKRKSRNPSLCHAPSTSSADGPGDRDLLSEQPLAEERPSCGPSLAPVKRTESKAGEADGARGTAEPFLAQARLAWEAQQAHFHLKQRGSWDSQQDGSGYESDGAVPLPMPGPVVRAFSEDEALAQQESKHWQRGALERLAFPQILLEKSVSVQTNLASPEPYLHPSQSEDLGTCAQFESSRQTRSVMPSASCVFPTFTLRKPSSETDIENWASKHFNKHTQGLFRRKVSIANMLAWSSESIKKPMIVTSDRHVKKEACEIFKLIQMYMGDRRAKADPLHVALEIATKGWSVQGLRDELYIQLCRQTTENFRLESLARGWELMAICLAFFPPTPKFHSYLEGYIYRHMDPVNDTKDQEQGKDLQPQVHLLHITLEGLASAKSRKRNKRHPDWKGSVQLSLFTGKVKVRQKFLLVENPIGAIKIALELRSVFSKVAGSKTKN